A portion of the Gossypium arboreum isolate Shixiya-1 chromosome 8, ASM2569848v2, whole genome shotgun sequence genome contains these proteins:
- the LOC108469208 gene encoding polyamine oxidase 1-like produces MDSSSRSAVIIIGAGISGISAAKVLADNGIADLLILEASGRIGGRIRKESFGGVSVELGAGWIAGVGGKASNPVWEIASKFGLRTCFSDYSNARYNIYDRSGKIFPSAIAADSYKKAVDSAIQKLRDLESNSVEDVANGAELPLTAKTPIELAIDFILHDFEMAEVEPISTYVDFGEREFLVADERGYEYLLYKMAEDFLLTSEGKILDNRLKLNKVVRELQHSRNGVTVKTEDGCVYEANYVILSASIGVLQSDLICFKPPLPRWKTDAIEKCDVMVYTKIFLKFPYKFWPCGTDKEFFIYAHERRGYYTFWQHMENAYPGSNILVVTLTNGESKRVEAQSDEETLKEAMGVLRDMFGPDIPTATDILVPRWWNNRFQRGSYSNYPIISNNQVVNDIKAPVGRIFFTGEHTSERFNGYVHGGYLAGIDTSKALLEEIRKDERENESKSFLLEPLIALSGSLTLAQSDAVSGLQKCEVPTQLYLSGKLGIPEAIL; encoded by the exons ATGGATTCTTCTTCACGCTCCGCTGTCATCATCATCGGCGCCGGCATCTCTG GTATATCGGCGGCGAAGGTTTTGGCTGACAACGGAATTGCGGATTTGCTGATTTTGGAAGCTTCCGGTAGAATTGGAGGTAGGATCCGGAAAGAAAGTTTCGGTGGGGTGTCGGTGGAGCTTGGAGCGGGTTGGATCGCGGGTGTAGGTGGCAAAGCGTCCAATCCCGTTTGGGAGATAGCTTCTAAGTTTGGCCTCCGAACCTGCTTCTCTGACTACAGTAATGCCCGCTATAACATCTACGATCGGAG TGGGAAGATCTTTCCGAGTGCAATCGCCGCAGACTCATACAAGAAAGCGGTGGACTCGGCGATACAGAAACTAAGGGACCTAGAGTCAAACTCTGTCGAGGATGTCGCCAATGGAGCCGAGTTACCTTT AACAGCGAAGACACCGATAGAGCTCGCGATTGACTTTATATTACACGATTTCGAGATGGCAG aGGTGGAGCCAATATCAACATACGTAGATTTTGGGGAAAGAGAATTTTTGGTGGCAGATGAAAGGGGTTATGAGTATTTACTGTATAAAATGGCAGAGGATTTTCTATTGACGTCGGAGGGAAAAATCCTGGATAATCGCCTCAAACTCAATAAG GTTGTCAGGGAATTACAGCACTCGAGAAACGGCGTCACGGTGAAAACAGAGGATGGTTGTGTTTACGAAGCCAACTACGTCATTTTGTCAGCTAGCATCGGTGTTCTCCAAAGCGACCTCATTTGCTTCAAGCCGCCCTTGCCC AGGTGGAAAACGGATGCCATAGAGAAATGTGATGTGATGGTATATACCAAGATCTTCCTCAAGTTCCCGTACAAGTTTTGGCCTTGTGGGACAGACAAAGAGTTCTTCATCTATGCTCACGAGCGGAGAGGCTATTACACGTTTTGGCAG CATATGGAAAATGCGTACCCTGGTTCGAATATTTTGGTGGTAACATTGACCAATGGTGAATCAAAACGTGTTGAAGCTCAATCTGATGAAGAGACGTTAAAGGAAGCAATGGGTGTGCTGAGGGACATGTTTGGGCCCGACATACCTACTGCTACAGATATACTTGTTCCCCGATGGTGGAATAATAGGTTCCAGCGTGGCAGCTACAGCAATTACCCCATAATCTCTAATAACCAAGTTGTTAATGATATTAAG GCCCCAGTTGGACGCATTTTTTTTACTGGTGAACACACAAGTGAAAGATTTAATGGTTATGTGCATGGAGGATACCTTGCAG GTATTGATACAAGTAAAGCTTTACTGGAAGAAATAAGAAAAGACGAAAGAGAAAATGAGAGTAAAAGTTTCTTGCTGGAGCCATTAATAGCATTGTCAGGGTCATTAACTTTGGCACAGTCGGATGCAGTCTCAGGTCTCCAAAAATGTGAGGTTCCAACGCAATTATATCTTAGCGGCAAGCTTGGCATTCCAGAAGCAATCTTATGA